The nucleotide window cgactacatcaaccgcgttgtgctaacgcttccgctttcggtctacgagggtacgtggacaacactctccactctcgttgctatgcatcaccatgatcttgcatgtgcgtaggaattttttttgaaattactacgttccccaacagctggATCTGAAGAGGCCGCCGTCGGACGGGCTCTTGCTCGGTGCTGCGTCAGAGGAGATGGGTCAGGTGGGAGCCAGCTTCTCGGCGATGCGTGGGCTGTAGATGGCTCTGTGCACCGGCGGTCGGCGGCTAGTTGGGCTTCAGGGGCAGTGCGAAGCAAATCGGGCCCCGGCGTCCTGTTCTGTGAGGAGGCCGTGACGACCATCGGGCGCATGGGGCCGGCGGCTCTATCCGGCGTGGACCGGCGGTAGCAATGAAGACCTGGGCCTCGACGTCCAGTTCTGAAGGTGGTTGCAGCGGACGTTGGGCGCGTGGGGCCGCCGGCCGCCGACCGTGTGACTGCGGTGGTGGTCTGGCTCGGGTTTGGTCGTCGGAGGTGCAGCGCCGGGTGAAGACTTTGCTGCCGGTTCTTAGGCTGGGGCAGGCTACAAAGGCGCCGcttccttcttgaaggcgtcacTGAGGCGTTCCTGCTCGCTCCACTACGCAAGGATACTCGGGGGAAACCCTTGATCCCCTAGGATCGGACGATGATGGCGACGTGCGTTGCACCACTTGGGGCATCGTTCCAGGAGCTCCTTACCGGCCAAAGGGACCAGTGATAGGTGGGGGAGGTTGTTTGTGCTGCTCGGTCGTGTCCGTCCCGCAATGGGGCGGTTTGACTTCTGTGGCAACGATAACGGTGGTGAGCATTGTCGAAGGCGTGGCATTGGTCGTGGTAGTCGGCTCTTCTCCGACGTGTCCGTGAGACTACCTCGGCTGTTTATTGTTGTGAAGTCGAAGCTGCGGTGCGGGGCACCAGTGGTGTACAATGACGAGCGACAAGTGGTCCGTTCGCTGATCTTCCGTGATACCAACATTGCTTTGCTCTCTGTAGTTTTCCGCCGGAGTCGGAGCTGCGTTGTCTTGCTGTGGTGGATGGCGTTCTACCGTGTAAGTATAGTGTTGTTCGGCGGCCAATAGGGTTGCTGCTTTTCTTTGATCTTTGATCTTCGAATCCTCCCCATGTTGTTCTTCCGCTGCTTTCTGTTTAATCTAATTGAAGCCAGCAATTTGGTGGATCTTTCAAAAAAAAGGTGAATGTGGTGTATGGCCTATTACCTACATAAGTTTTATCTCATTATATGCGCAAGATCATTATTAGTTTGCGCAAATATGAAATGACTGCATGAATCAGACATGTAGTTCTTTTTTCATGTGGCTGAGCTCTGACGTTTTGGCTCTTTCTGATGAAGGTTGAAAACCTAGTAGTAATAAAGGTAGGTTTTTTTTGCGGGAAAGTAATAAAGGTAGTTGCATGTATTAACCGATGCAGAGACTTGGGTCTTCCACTTTTCAAAAATTGAACAACTGTTGTTGTTTTACAGTATACAATAAAACGTTTTTAAACTTTGTTCCTATTGTATTGTATTTGCTTCATGGTTTTGCTGACGTTTCTCTTTCAATATATCAACATGTAGACTTGCGAATCGAGCATAGCTCAGATGGTTAGGTTCCTTGTAGTGAAACCAACCCATCAGGATTCAAGTTCTAGACTTGACACTGGTGCTCGCATTTTCCTGAAATTATTTCAGTTTTTCCGGCGATGTTCGTTCAACGGAAGGAGAAATTCCTGTCGACTCGGTAACTCAGAGGTGCTCATAGAGGTAGGGTGTGCATGCGTTCATAAAAGTGAGTATGTAGGCATCTGCGATTGTTTTGTGTTAAAAAAATGTAGATTTTTTTAGTCTCCAAATTAGAAAGCCATCGCCTATTGTGCGCTGCTGCGGTTATATTTGCTCTAAGTATGTTCATATGCTATTAGAATTTAACCAGCTAGGTGCCACTTTGTTGTGTTTCTTAGCAGAATATCTTTGTACAAGGCTGTATTGAAGTCTTCAGGCAGGAGACACGTCTGTGACTAAAGTACGTATCTACCAAGCAACGTTTGAGATTTCAGCTAAGTAAGGTTGGCGTTTGACAATCCGTGCATGTTCATGGTTGTATATTTTTAAACCCTTCACCAGAGGATTTTTTGCATAAACCAAAATGGACAGTTCTTAGGTCCAGAACTCCAGACAGTAATAATACAACACGCATTACGGTGATTGAGCTGGAATGGAGAAATGTCGTGTTCTAGGTGCGCAGATTCACCCTCCTGTGAGCATCCTGTTAGAAACATAGGTGCAATTTGGCCAACCATATGTAGCAGCTCAACTACTTCGGACAAGAAACAACTAAAGACAAGTCAATGTGAAAACTTAACATACCAGGACCCAGAAAAGGAGGAAAAAAGAACCACGTTGATCGTTGATAGTAACATAGCAGTTTTCAGGAACCATGCCTCCTTGCTTGACTTGCATTTGTACAAACGAAAATGAAATAAGATTACACACTGGCTCTGAATCTCAGTATAGCTAGGGAGGGCAGTATGGTATTACGGTATTGTACGAGGAATGAAGAGAAGAAACCATCACACTGAACCCAACATTGAATGTATGTACAATACTTAAATACAATAGAATGGGCATGTTACATTTCGGAATACAGAAATTACAATGTACAAAATGAATGATAAACTGCACACTGAACTATTCTGCATGGCTTCGGCAACTTTCACCTGTGGACTTCCTTTACAATTGCATTTTCACTGACAGAAGATTCTGAAAGCAAGTGTTTGTCTTCAATGTCGTCATCGTCAAAGTTGTCATTGATGGTTAAGTTGGAATCATCTAGTCAAAGGCATTGATAGATAAAAATAAATATGAGTACCCATTGGAATAGTACGATCAATTTAAAGGAACATGGATATCTACCAGAGAAATGGTAGTCCGTGAGGTTCTTTGTCTCAGTTGACTCCAACCGCATACTTTCTGGTAGAAGGCAGTTGCAAAACGCACCTGAAAGTAATTTGATATTATCTTTCATGATATACTAAGAATGAAAAATAATCAATTTTATTTTAAGATGTACTAATACACTTTGAAACAGAACAAATGATGAATATGTTTTGCCATAAGGCATAGAAACCTCTGGATAGTGATGACTTTGTGTTTCATTTGCCAGTTCCACTTGTAGGTATTCCTCATCATGAACGATATTGGCATGATTAATTAGAGCTTACGGGTAGCAGCACCAGTCAATTCAAGATCTATGCCTACTGATGTCACCATATGTCGTGCGGTGCCGGAATGGTAACACAAGGTATTATAGTGACAACTGTACTTCCATCACTTAAGAGATGAGTTATTTAGTTACAATAACGGTTTGATTATATTGCATCCTATTTTCACTTGGTTAAGTTCCATTTATCTCCAGAATTTGTTAGAAGAGAGGGTGTTATCTCCCCTAGTTATCAAATCAGAGGAAAATATCTTCAAATAAGGGATAGGATCCCATTTGTTAGTGAAGTTATGATTAGTTTCTTCGGAACCAAGTTATCCATCTCCCTATACAAGGGGGAGCATGTACCGCGTATCAATCaagcaacaaatgaagagattattttAAGCATTTCTAAGAGTAGTTTATGGTCCAACAGTTAGCAGAGGTGTTTGCAATCCTACTGCGTGAACTTATTAAATAGGGGAAGCACAAAGGCTATCGAGTAAGAAAGGACAACTCCGCCCTATTTAATAATTGGAGCAAGCCATTTTCGAGTAGGAAAGGCAACGGCTTTTGAGTATAAAAAGGGGCCACTTTTCAACAAGATCAACAGCATTGAAAGAGATTAATGCAACACTAACGTGAGAACCCTCTCAGAGGCAAGCCTGTGCAGTCAACAATGATGGTGGACCACAGCACAGCAGCATATGCCCTGGCGGCGAAGGCATCACATCTCATAAGGGCGGTACTGGTGCCTTCTCCAAGTGTGGCGTGGGTGGCATCAACAATACACAGTAGAAGAGGCGGATAGTTCGCAATGACGTTAATGGTGGTAAACACGCCAGTCATGGAGCAGCCATGTACAAATGCGGAAATGCAGATTATTGCATCGGTGATAGTTCTGATGGCTGCATCTTCGAAGATGGGGTTGCCCCAGTGCCCCCAGTCACCACACGAGCAACTACATCGTCTCCTGCAGCGGCAGTTGGGGCAGTTAGGCTACAGCAAGCGGCGACCGATGCTAAGTCCAGCTACAGCAGCACAGCTGGGCAAACTGGCAGCGCAAGCTACAGCCACAAGGTACCCAGACATGGCAGTTGCCAACTTGCCATTCTCACCGAGGGCTGGTGCTATGTTGCACAACGGCCACACAGTTCAACTGGGAGGTGTGATGCTCCTTGTGGCACTGCGGAAAGACAACAGCACGGTGGTGCGACTTAGCCATGGAGAGGGCTTGGTTGGTGTCTTAATGTCCTGGCCCTCCGCACGAGGCGGAGCAGTCCAGGTGCAACATGGTTTGCGGTGGCTGAACCGAAGGAGGCAGTGAGAAAACCAGGTGCTCCCAGGCAGGACACAGTCAAGCCCTACTTGGGCCTTCACATGCAACTAGGCCAGGTGGGCTGGGAACAAAACCTGAGTTGGTTTGTTTAAGTGTTTGGTTTGACTAGGCACTTGATACACAAGAATATGTGCATACATGGCATTGACcactatacatgtgtgtatggaCTTCTATTTCCATGTGAGGCAAGGATAACTATGATAGCACAAGTGTACGAGAAGCTACCAAGACATTGTCTTCGAAACATGTTTCGGAAGAATCAGCTGAAAGAGATCGAGGAGGAGCTGCATATCGAGGAGGGTGAGATGTTATGCAGTTCCCCATATGCCTGCAGTTATCCAAATAGAGGATACCATCTTCGaatctctactattaaaggggAGTTGGTACGTTCTCCTCAGCTCCTCCCACCGCCCCCCTATGTTGGTTTTTTCCTATTCACGCCCACACCCCGCTTGGTTTCCTGTAGATTTTTTTTGGTAATCTAAACCGATGCCCCACAAAACAAAAACCAACATAGTAACTTGGAATAATCTAAACCAAATTGATACTTTCCTTTCCTTGTCCTACTCATGTCCTCGAAACAAAAAACAAGCATTAATTTATGGAAAGTATCATTGAGCAATGGATGGGCGGGATCACGTTAATTATGGAGAGTATCGTTCTTTTCCACTTTAGACTACAACAAGCATAGTGCAGTTAAATACCTCAAGTAATTGCCTTGATTTATGGTTAGTATCATTTTGGTAGCTTCCTCCTAAAATCTCTCATTCCCTTGCCATTATCTTCACATTATGCCACACGATCCAACCCGACGACGTCGATGTGGGACATGCCATAGGAAACAAAACACTAGCGACGTCTCTGTTGAGGCACTCGCGATTGGTGTTGAATCACTAGAATATATGTGCACCCATTGCAACACACAGACAATTAGGGTAGTTGCGATTAGTTTCTTAGGAGTAGCCAAGTTATCCATCTcgctatgagagagagagagagagagagagagtttatTTCGTTATTTCTTAAGTAGTTTAGCTCAGCTATCCAATATCGTTCTCGGAGGCACATCCTTCAGAATCAAGGAAAGAAAACGAGTTGATGTGTATCCATCCTAAGCCGAGCCACCTCTGGACAACCAGCTATGCTTTCTCTAGCGCCAATTATCTTTAAAAGCTAACGCTATTTGGCACACTGCCTCCATCTTGCACCATAACACTACCCCTTCTTCCATgaggccgtgattggatcgttgTTTTCCAGCCCCAAAATCCCCTGTAAAATATACACCTATAGAAAAAATAGGTGGCCTTCGGTTGGGCGATTGGTTGATCTTTTTTGGCCTGTATTACACCGGTTGGAAACACTGGTTTACCCGTCGTTTTCTTCCACTGTATTCCTTTCTCCCAGGTGTTCCTCTCTCTAAGTCTCTATCTGTCGAGCCGCCGAACGAACGCTAGAGCCACACGAGACACAATGAAGTATCAACCACACGACCACGGGATCAGCATGGCGTTTGGCTCTCATGGGTCCTCGTTGCGGGCATCGCCATGCTGCTTGGTGGTGCTCGGCTGGAGCTCCCGCCGGCCGAAGCAAGGCGGATGAGTTGCACGACGCTTGCAATGGACCTGCTCCCAACCTGACTCGATGGAGGCGGCGACAGGGCAGCAAGGCCAACGAACTCCACGTGGGCATCCGGCAAGAGGCCATGTGCTTGCACTAGAGCAGCCCACATCCATCATGAGATCAGCTCGAGGAGGTATGTGGCGGTGGGGGGAGGAGAAGAAATTAGAGAGGAAGGAGCATGGGGGATGCGGATGCGTGCAGCATGCTAGAGGCGGAGGTGTGCAACGGCGTGCTACTAGGGCGGCAGCAACGGGGATCTAAGCCGAGAGTTGTGGCTATGACAGTGGTGATGAATGGCCTGCTCGAGGAGCTCCTCCGTCAGACCTGTATCCAAACGCTGATTTCCAACCGTCTGTAATATATTGGTTTCTTGGGTGGGACAGTAAAATACACCTGTATGATATTTCCGGGCGTACAAATTTACAAGGCTTCCAATCAGGGCCTGATGCTAATCATAGTTCATGTGCAGCTATGACTTCGACGATGGTTTACCCGGAATCTGGAGCCATGGTAACTGCCTCAGGTACCAATTGTTATGAACCTTAGTTCACAATAGGATAAACACCTTACATAGAATTGGTACTAAGAGCATTGTTTCTAGAGGAAGGGAATCAACTTGGCTGAGAAAACGAGGGACTTACACAACTTTACTCATTCTTTGCTTAAGTCAAAAGGAAGAGAATGCAACCTTATCGAAAAGGCGCTTCTAGCACTAAGCCAACTAAAGAAAAGATAAAATATAACTTAAATCACGTGTACTTAGTAAAGTATCTCTTAGATGATAAGGCAACTAACTCAACTATAAAAGCGCTAACGGACGGACCTACTGCTGCTAAACTTAATCAAAGTAGCATGCGGCCATCTCTCTTTTGTATGCATAATCTATATTCCTCCTAGACCTGAGCAGTGAGCACTGAGACAGCGCCACGCTTACTCTCCTCATCCCTGCAAAATTTTCTCCATCCTTGCAAGATATCGACTCTCCCCGCGCCTGCAATTCCCCCCATCCTTGCAAGATATCGCATACTACTCCAGCTGTTTCCTTACACCCTTATATGAAACCGGCCCTCTCTTGCCCATGGTATTCATTTCCCTACATTCCTAACTTACCTAAAACTCAAGATCTGCTAGGAGCAAGTGGTGATAAGGACATGACATACACAATTTCGGCATACTGCTAATATACTCCTTACCAGCAAAAAAATCATTAGAAAGTTGCAACAAATAAATGTATAAGGAGTACAGACTTATTACCTAGCTTAGCAAGTCGGTTAACCCAACCAGGAATTGGCTTTCCTGTCAATCTGGTGCTGAGATCATCCGTGAAGTGGTTACAATTCTTAGAAATGAGGTGGTATGTATCCCCATGATACTCCGAGGCCATTCTCTGAATGAAATCTCGAAATTCCAAGGGATGTAGACTTGTAAGGCCTATGAAAATTGAAGATCTGTACAAGAAGCCTGGACAGCTCTTTGGTTCAACCTCAAAAACACCACTTGTTGGAAGGTCATGAGCTCCAAAACTGTACTCCGATCCATGGACTGTTCCAGGCAGAATAAGATTAATCGTAAACATTCTGTAGAGTTGGATGGAAATCATTATTTGCATACTAATTAACAAGGAAATAATTTCACATACGATACTAGAACTATGCTTTTTCTACAAGAGTGGGTCCAGCTTTTGTTCTTTGAATTTGTGATCATCCATGAGTACCAACAAATGTCATACGCAAAGCTGGGTTGCAAGGTACATTTGGTTTATATCCATGTGTGCTCTGCCAAAAATTGATTGCCAACAATTTGGTGAAGGAACCCTCCAACCTGTTGGCCAACATTTTGGGAACAATTTGTGAAGGAAGCATTGAAGGACCCATAGATAACCAAAATCTTGGCAACAAACCAAGCAGGCAAACAATACCATTTGGCATGACCAATATTTTATAGGATAAGTTTGCGGCATAAACCAACACACCTTATGACAAAATGAATTGCCTTCTACACCAAAAACTCATCATCATAGAAGGATGTTCAAAGCAATTTGGCTTTTGTGAGATTAAAGTCATATTACTATGCATTTTACTTCCTAATAGATCAACATTACTGCCTAAATTAAATATACAAGCAGCTCTGACTTTGATATACAGGAgaatgatgagatcaacatatgAGTTACACATCTAGCACTATTTACGAAGAAATTGCCTAGAGATAGAAAACAACAAGTATTTGAATAAACAAATTATCAAGCAATATACAAACTAGGCTAGAGGTAGTATTCACTAACAAAGGTGATAAAACGATAAAATATATGAATAATCAACTGGTATCCTTTTAAGAACTCGGGTTTAGCAAAAACCAAACCTTTTGAGGACAATCGAGAAACTTACCAGAACAATTAACTAACATAGAAATGACAGTGCCAGCAATAAGTACATATACAGGTCATACAGTAAATTTCAACTGTTTTCTTCATAGTAATAATAACTAGAGAATGTAGTAGTCTAAATATGTCAAAAAATGCTCTTTCTGAAGGAAAATATACCACCTGGGGTTAGCCCAATAATTCTGAAATAAGGCATCCGACACAAACCAGGGTCAGGTATAAAAGACTACAATAAAGTTGTCGATTGAAAAGTTTCAGCAACAATGGAAACAATAACTACAAGGCATGGTTTAAGAGAATTTACTAATGTAAAAGGAAAATGGTGACGAAGGTTTTCAAGACTCAAAATGCAATGTGTGCAAATTAGTGCTCCTATGGTTTCCATTTAATTTCTCATAACTTAAGAAAGACAATTTCAAGAGAGGACTCCAACACATTAAAAACCTATATATTGAGTCAACAAACACTAAGGAGGTCCCACAGAACCCCAAGCCTAAGTAGACACTATTAGCGTACTAGCATGCAGCCACCAAAGACACACCTTTTTATGTTATGAATAGATATCCTAAAAGGACTGATCGTACTAAAAATCATAGTAAATGTGTAACAAAACAGATTATTCCCCAGCTGAATTAAATGAACAGAAGATGGTCGAAAAGATGCCAGGTGATATTTTCTACTTCAAAGCAACGATTACCATGCCGTTTTGTCCTATCTCAATCTTGAATATTATCCTAATTCCTAAGTGGGAAGTTGCACAACCAAGTACTATTACACATCAGGATATTCAAAATGAATAACTACATAGGCCCTACAAGAAGACGTCGGGCTTTTCCATGGCAGTAATCTGAATCTGGTTCTTCAACTATGTGTAAGACAAATCTCAGCACCCCTAAATTCCCTGCCATTGTCAATTCGTATAATTATTTAAAAGGAAATCAAGATCTAATAGCTAGCAAAACTAACAACAGCTCCCAAAGCGGACTCACCTTTCTATAAAATCAAAGAACGAACTCAAAAAATATCGTATCAAAATATCAACCCGAGAAAACGAAAAGGCGGGTCCCATACTCCCTGCCCCAACTAAATCAATTTCGTAAACCCAAATTTCACAGAATCCGCCGGGACCCGGTTGAGCTGCCGCGCTCACCTTCGACGGCGGAGTGGAAGATGCCGAGGCCGCACCAGTGGACGTAGTTGTTTAGAGGCGTGAGGTCGTACACGTTGAGAACCACCGGGTACTCCCCCGTCGCCGCTGCGCCGACGGAGATCGCGCCGCCCATCGCCTCCCCCCTTCCTCCCCTCTCCAAGGAGATCCCGAGCAGGGTCGCCGGGGACGCGCGCCAGTCGACGGCGAGGCCGTAAGTGCtcctagggttagggttttgaTCTGGGGCGAGGGAGGCGATGCGGAACTGCGACGGAGCTTGGGGTGAGGGACGGAAAGGGAAGACGACGAGTCGACGACGAGCGAGCGAGTCGGAGTCGGGTCCGGAAACAATTTCCTTGCGTCCCGGTGGTGGAGTCACAGTCAGGTGGGTCTGCGATGGCATGGGTCCGCGTGTCATAGTGCTAAGGTGGAAGGTGGCCTGTCAGTTGTTGGGACAAGACAGGATCCGCCACGGGAGGGGTGGGACGGAGGCATGCCTGGGACGGAGTGAAGATCCAACTGATGCGTGGGGCCGCATTGAGGAATCTGAGAAGATATTTCGGACCGCGGTCACTACGGATGCGTCTGGTTACCTGCACAGTACTATAGTTTTTTCCCATCTGCATACTCGTTCAATCGGGTCTGATTGAGCATATGTATGTTGATTGATTATTTAGAGCAACTCCAGCGGGCCGATTCAAACGGACGGCGATTTTGTTTGTTTTTTATCCGTTTGAGTCGGTCGTTCGTCCGCCGTCCGCCCTTTTTTAGTTTTGAGTCGGCAATGCGCCCAACGGGCCGACCCATTTTTATGACCGCACGCGTTTAACATCGTGCCGTCGTCTTGATTTTGACGCTCCAGCACGCGGGAAAGGTTCGCGCGCGCTGGTTTTGGCGCTCCAGCGCGCGGGAAAGGTTCGCGCGCGCGCCGCGGCCGGCGCTCGCTATAAAAGAAGGCAAAGAAGGCGCTCCCTCCACACTCTGTCGGCCGCCCACTCTCGCCGCCTCTGCGCCACCATGTCGATCCGCCGCCTACGCGCTTCGGATTTTTGCGGAGTCTGCGAGCGCCGCTCCGGCGCCTTCTCCGCCGAGATCTGATTTCGCGAGAAACGTCTCGTCCTCGGCACCTTCGACACCGCAGAGGAGGCGGCCCGCGCGCacgacgcggcggcgtggcgcctccTGAGGCCTCGTCGGGATATGAATTTTCCCAACGTGTCGAGTCAGCGGGCGCAGGATCTGGCGCCTCTCCCGCGGCTTTTCACCGACAAGGATCGCCGTGTCCATCGGAGGCGGCAGCGTCGCCTCGCCATCGCAGAGAAGGACGTGGAAGCCTTGGTGCTGTGGCGAGGAGGCTACCCGCAGGATATCGTCGACGAGCGCCAGTTCTATAAGCAATTGAGATCGGAGAGGgacgcgaggaggagggagcgagCTGCCTATCGGGAGGACAAGCGTTCGCGGAAGCAGGCAGCTCAATTGAAACTGAAGCAACAAGAAATGTCGGGTTGGGACTTTGAAGACGAGCAGCTTGCTGACGCCTACCTTCAAAcgtcggaggaggacattacCGAGTCGGAGTCAGAAAGCGACGAGTAGTGGTCTTTTTATTTTATCTGTGTACACTAGAACTATCTATATATCCATTTTAATCTGAAAAAATGGCCGGCGGCATCGGCGACGTAGCAGGCGGGCGAGTGTGTGAATCCAATGTGCCACCGCTCAGCGGGCCCGGTGAGGAAAGAGGGCGAGCGTGCGCGCATCCGTCTCGTGTCTGTGCCGACGCAAATCCGGCTCAAAATGGGCCTGAAATGGGTCGCCCGCGGACGAAAAACGGACgtgcgtccgtttgggtcggcgcgttccacttttgtccgcgccgacccaaacggacgcgggCGGATGAAATGGGTCGctccattggagttgctcttacgTCTTCTCTCTGCATCGTAGCAACGCCTCTATACACTTTGTTTGGTTTCTCGCATTAGATGTGCTCATATTAGTGCACGTTGTTTAGTTTATTGGATTTCGGGTTTCACAGACCgttgagaggttcgaactctggggtgggtgcgaagaactcaacctccccaGTCTACCTACTCGCCAATCTCttggcctagctcgacgaacagGAAGGAAACAAGACACAACAGTTtccccaggttcgggccaccttgcggtgtaaacttgtaacgccctggatgcggctatatctcctacatgtcgaagcacgacttagaggcataaccgcattgaaagcaatgtcgcaagtaaggtaatcttcacaacaacccatgtaaatagataataggggggaaggtacatagttggcttacactcgccacgtcacacaaatacatgaataacattacaatcatccaatacactcatggt belongs to Triticum urartu cultivar G1812 chromosome 7, Tu2.1, whole genome shotgun sequence and includes:
- the LOC125520293 gene encoding deSI-like protein At4g17486, producing MTRGPMPSQTHLTVTPPPGRKEIVSGPDSDSLARRRLVVFPFRPSPQAPSQFRIASLAPDQNPNPRSTYGLAVDWRASPATLLGISLERGGRGEAMGGAISVGAAATGEYPVVLNVYDLTPLNNYVHWCGLGIFHSAVEVHGSEYSFGAHDLPTSGVFEVEPKSCPGFLYRSSIFIGLTSLHPLEFRDFIQRMASEYHGDTYHLISKNCNHFTDDLSTRLTGKPIPGWVNRLAKLGAFCNCLLPESMRLESTETKNLTDYHFSDDSNLTINDNFDDDDIEDKHLLSESSVSENAIVKEVHR